ATGGGCCGGTCGATGGACACCGCCGGCATCAAGGAATTGCTGTACCGCAACCTCGAGCACCCACGCTGGGACAACGTCGCCGCGCGGTGCCTCACGTGCGCCAACTGCACGATGGTCTGTCCCACGTGCTTCTGCAGCTCGGTCGAGGACACGACGGACCTGACCGGCGACCACGCCGAGCGCTGGCGCCGGTGGGACTCCTGCTTCACGATGGACTTCTCGTACATCCACGGCGGCAACGTGCGGAACTCGCCCAAGTCCCGGTACCGCCAGTGGATGACCCACAAATTGGCGTCCTGGATCGACCAGTTCGGAACCTCGGGATGCGTCGGCTGCGGGCGCTGCATCACCTGGTGCCCGGTTGGTATAGACATCACCGAGGAAGTTCGCGCGATCCGCGAGAGCGAAGCGCCACCGCCGGACGGCGCGCCGGAGAACGCCGAACGCAAGGGGGCCCGCGATGCGTGACCTTTCGGAGGTGCTGGCCGATCATCCGTTCTTCCGCGGACTCGCGGCCGACGACTCGGCGCTGATCGTCGGATGCGGCTCGAATGTCCACTACGCCCCCGACAAGATGATGTTCCACGAAGGCGATCCGGCGGACCACTTCTACCTGCTTCGCCACGGACGGGTCGCGCTCGAGATCGCCTCGCCCGAGCGCGGGCCGCTCACCGTGTTGACCCTCGGCCCGGGCGACGTCGTGGGCTGGTCCTGGCTCGTGCCGCCCTACCGGATGTCGTGCGACGCGAGGACGCTCGAATCGGTCAGGGCGACGCAGTTCGACGGGGCCTGCATCCGTCGGAAGTGCGAGGCGGACCCGCGGCTTGGTTATGAGCTGCTGAAACGATTTGCCGGGGTGCTCGGGCAGCGCCTCCGGGCCGCGCGGCTGCAGCTGC
This bacterium DNA region includes the following protein-coding sequences:
- a CDS encoding cyclic nucleotide-binding domain-containing protein, producing MRDLSEVLADHPFFRGLAADDSALIVGCGSNVHYAPDKMMFHEGDPADHFYLLRHGRVALEIASPERGPLTVLTLGPGDVVGWSWLVPPYRMSCDARTLESVRATQFDGACIRRKCEADPRLGYELLKRFAGVLGQRLRAARLQLLDVYGTRV